A stretch of the Amycolatopsis sp. BJA-103 genome encodes the following:
- a CDS encoding isocitrate/isopropylmalate family dehydrogenase — translation MFEPVHGSAPDIAGQGKANPLGALRSAAMMLDHLGHPEASEELMAAAFGALADGVSTADLGGTADTVQVHARGAGPGRWTWSWLGLLLRPAGMPRGPSPVWRAGSSGQTVQLRRGLRNGSKYWGGMNSGSPSVAMWTCQSP, via the coding sequence ATGTTCGAGCCGGTGCACGGTTCCGCTCCCGACATCGCCGGGCAGGGCAAGGCCAACCCGCTGGGCGCCTTGCGGTCCGCGGCCATGATGCTCGACCACCTGGGACACCCCGAGGCGAGCGAGGAACTGATGGCCGCCGCTTTCGGCGCGCTGGCCGACGGCGTCAGTACCGCAGACCTCGGCGGGACCGCGGACACCGTTCAGGTACACGCGCGCGGTGCTGGACCGGGTCGGTGGACATGGTCGTGGCTAGGACTGCTCCTTCGACCTGCGGGCATGCCGAGGGGCCCGTCGCCGGTGTGGCGGGCGGGCTCCTCGGGTCAGACAGTGCAGTTACGCCGGGGTCTTCGTAACGGGTCCAAGTACTGGGGTGGGATGAACTCCGGTAGCCCGTCGGTCGCCATGTGGACTTGCCAGTCGCCGTAG
- a CDS encoding HNH endonuclease signature motif containing protein: protein MSETFVPELPQELWRAGKLELAHGVQQFLQVVRVASAGLGRYLAEIDSRGAKDLYGYGTTVAWFADIAGLSQGEARPYVNRAIDLNPTRGLDGTEIPAFAPATAAAAADGAIGEERIKQIVEILRKIPAEVSVEDREHAETTLADLARKAGPQQISDLGDQLLGWLDPDGKEPKDPEPAQPRRELTLERRKDGYWKLNGLLDDESGARTAAALEAYAKPRPMDEFGQADLRTKAERQGDAWVDLVDLAVACPDQPSTNGYRTLIHVTIGLDELKTGLGMACVDFVGTMTAREARMAACDCLMLPVVLNAAGEPLDVGRLRRFVTPGQRRALNIRDRGCAFPGCHRRPKNCHAHHIHHWADGGPTDLRNLVLLCGFHHRLIHYGDWQVHMATDGLPEFIPPQYLDPLRRPRRNCTV from the coding sequence GTGTCCGAGACCTTTGTTCCCGAGTTGCCGCAGGAGTTGTGGCGCGCTGGCAAGCTGGAGCTTGCCCATGGCGTGCAACAGTTCTTGCAGGTGGTGCGGGTCGCCTCCGCCGGTTTGGGGCGGTATCTGGCGGAGATTGATTCTCGTGGCGCGAAAGACTTATACGGTTACGGGACAACGGTGGCGTGGTTCGCCGATATCGCCGGACTGAGCCAGGGCGAAGCGCGTCCGTATGTGAATCGCGCTATCGATCTGAATCCCACGCGTGGCTTGGATGGCACGGAGATCCCGGCCTTCGCACCGGCGACCGCTGCTGCGGCGGCGGACGGCGCGATCGGCGAGGAACGGATCAAGCAGATCGTGGAGATCCTCCGGAAAATCCCCGCCGAGGTATCGGTGGAGGATCGGGAACACGCGGAGACAACCCTCGCCGACCTCGCCCGAAAGGCCGGACCCCAGCAGATATCGGACCTCGGGGACCAACTGCTGGGCTGGCTCGACCCGGACGGCAAAGAACCCAAAGACCCCGAACCCGCCCAACCCCGCCGCGAACTCACCCTCGAACGCCGCAAAGACGGCTACTGGAAACTGAACGGCCTCCTCGACGACGAGTCAGGGGCCCGGACCGCCGCGGCACTCGAGGCTTACGCCAAGCCTCGCCCGATGGACGAGTTCGGCCAAGCCGATCTGCGCACGAAGGCTGAGCGTCAGGGTGACGCGTGGGTCGACCTGGTGGATCTCGCGGTTGCGTGCCCGGACCAGCCCAGCACCAACGGCTACCGCACCCTGATCCACGTCACCATCGGCCTCGACGAGCTGAAAACGGGCCTGGGTATGGCGTGTGTGGACTTCGTCGGAACCATGACCGCCCGCGAGGCACGGATGGCAGCCTGCGACTGCCTCATGCTCCCCGTCGTACTCAACGCCGCGGGTGAGCCGCTGGACGTGGGACGACTGAGACGGTTCGTCACCCCCGGCCAACGCCGCGCTTTGAACATCCGTGATCGGGGGTGTGCGTTCCCCGGGTGTCATCGACGGCCGAAGAACTGCCACGCCCACCACATCCACCACTGGGCAGACGGCGGACCCACCGACCTCCGCAACCTCGTGCTGCTCTGCGGCTTCCACCACCGCCTGATCCACTACGGCGACTGGCAAGTCCACATGGCGACCGACGGGCTACCGGAGTTCATCCCACCCCAGTACTTGGACCCGTTACGAAGACCCCGGCGTAACTGCACTGTCTGA
- a CDS encoding TetR/AcrR family transcriptional regulator yields MPPRRSLTRERVLRAAIEVADSGGVEAMTMRRVAQHLGVEAMSLYHHVPNKDAILDGVIDTVFAAIALPDAGNDDWREAIRARASSAREVLSRHSWALGLMDSRRNPGKATLRHHDAVLGVLRRAGFTLPMAVHAVSLIDSYIGGFVLQESNLPVSGDVDQVAGDLLEQLPPDEFPYLTEVVVEHSRRPEYDHTGEFAYGLDLILEGLEARRK; encoded by the coding sequence GTGCCGCCTCGCCGATCGCTCACCAGGGAACGCGTACTGCGAGCCGCGATCGAGGTCGCGGACAGTGGCGGCGTGGAAGCGATGACGATGCGGCGGGTGGCGCAGCACTTGGGCGTGGAGGCCATGTCCCTGTACCACCACGTGCCGAACAAGGACGCGATCCTCGACGGCGTCATCGACACGGTCTTCGCGGCGATCGCACTGCCCGATGCCGGAAACGACGACTGGCGCGAGGCGATCCGCGCACGCGCGTCGTCCGCCCGCGAAGTTCTGTCACGGCACAGCTGGGCTCTGGGTCTCATGGACTCCCGCCGCAATCCCGGGAAAGCGACGCTACGCCACCACGACGCCGTCCTGGGGGTTTTGCGGCGAGCGGGATTCACGCTCCCGATGGCCGTGCACGCCGTCTCGCTCATCGACAGCTACATCGGGGGCTTCGTTCTCCAGGAGTCGAACCTGCCGGTGAGCGGCGACGTCGATCAGGTGGCGGGCGACCTTCTCGAACAGCTGCCGCCGGACGAGTTCCCTTATCTCACCGAGGTGGTAGTCGAGCACTCCCGGCGGCCGGAGTACGACCACACGGGCGAGTTCGCCTACGGTCTGGATCTCATCCTGGAAGGCCTCGAAGCTCGCCGGAAGTGA
- a CDS encoding WXG100 family type VII secretion target: MADELTWTEVKAVLDDPSVPPGNKTALIGSWIKTHPAPPPWGGVEEPEEIKQKRKEAEKYAQTFNALPFMPYDGDTKKIYGGAKAAGDQASFTQKEETKAVNDGDKKLDGTKEPTPEGGGTKTSDEIFDAAVPALKVFQTFGSLLAKLPEDCRGTSRALDFEKDIKKPFDEQRGINFKNFVDDAAHFKTGSKTVEKAIDDTGSQLNTLYGTWTGKAADASSENYNEKIHPKAKKLAQTLNTAGEATLHTTTTVFKLCKEKADQVVKGYKEVVGKADFAMAQKVVAIAAGEKSGKEDLGAIAGWMDANFGSNLVQQLNNDGCCDDDEFKKAGQNLAKQWIQRQFIPEMWTAIYLGFEKNCKETKDFVNQAYDELDKVMGKVKNEFEGAGADGKGGAGGPGGGTGGGPGGQGNGGPDFTGGSGDGKGGSGSGGPGGGSGDGTGSSGQKPPPVPDVKIPEGGSGGGPGGGPESSGGGTGGGSGTGGSGSGGGNGPADPPKPPPIPDVKIPDSGAGGGSPGGGSSGGSGGGPEGKDETSPSGSAPPSNTGDEQRAAAEEAKKQAAAAAENAKKQASEALGKLGDGPTGADLGGSGGSGPGGSGPGGGGGTDPASEAKAAAEKATEEAKKQASEALDKLGDAPGGTGETDSKEAAEKAAEDAKKKASEALDKLGDDMPGADGDKLTDDKTKDGEKAEDGERETLKVKQGDKTFEMTEPDKDGEMEIKVGDGSGPAKDFKLDWTGDESKLGDAPDGDGKKDDVHRPGADGKIHIQDGDVKITAERPDGPSGPTVVTVDDGTGKPTTYTLGEDKDPSDTHKPSSEAKPLTGTTQPEHRAPLTPHQGGGGTVPDGIRAGDLDGGGGGGGSHGGGGGGGHAGGGGAGIAAPFETATPVSGQPSSLTEGVHTGGGAHQPQPVPAGAPSAPVSGSTGQSFGGGAMPPMGGMGGGGQGGGGDQERSNRAYRIEGEVFDQINEPTGRITGSLLDDEDQPVTRRR, from the coding sequence GTGGCCGACGAACTCACCTGGACCGAAGTCAAGGCCGTCCTCGACGACCCGAGCGTGCCGCCCGGTAACAAGACGGCGCTCATCGGCTCGTGGATCAAGACGCATCCGGCGCCGCCCCCGTGGGGCGGGGTCGAGGAGCCGGAAGAGATCAAGCAGAAGCGCAAGGAAGCCGAAAAGTACGCGCAGACCTTCAACGCCCTTCCGTTCATGCCGTACGACGGCGACACCAAAAAGATCTACGGTGGCGCGAAGGCGGCAGGCGATCAGGCCAGCTTCACCCAGAAGGAAGAGACGAAGGCCGTCAACGACGGCGACAAGAAGCTGGACGGCACAAAGGAACCCACGCCGGAAGGCGGCGGGACCAAGACGTCGGACGAGATCTTCGACGCCGCCGTACCCGCGCTCAAGGTCTTCCAGACCTTCGGTTCACTGCTGGCGAAGCTCCCGGAGGACTGCCGGGGGACCAGCCGCGCGCTCGACTTCGAGAAGGACATCAAGAAGCCGTTCGACGAGCAGCGCGGCATCAACTTCAAGAACTTCGTCGACGACGCCGCGCACTTCAAAACGGGCTCGAAGACCGTCGAGAAGGCCATCGACGACACCGGGTCCCAGCTGAACACCCTGTACGGGACCTGGACCGGAAAGGCCGCGGACGCTTCGTCGGAGAACTACAACGAGAAGATCCATCCCAAGGCCAAGAAACTCGCCCAGACGCTGAACACCGCCGGCGAAGCGACGCTGCACACCACCACCACGGTGTTCAAGCTCTGCAAGGAGAAGGCCGACCAGGTCGTCAAGGGTTACAAAGAGGTGGTGGGTAAGGCCGACTTCGCGATGGCGCAGAAGGTCGTCGCCATCGCCGCCGGTGAGAAGAGCGGCAAGGAAGACCTCGGCGCGATCGCGGGCTGGATGGACGCCAACTTCGGCTCCAACCTCGTGCAGCAGTTGAACAACGACGGCTGCTGCGACGACGACGAGTTCAAGAAGGCGGGCCAGAACCTCGCCAAGCAGTGGATCCAGAGGCAGTTCATCCCGGAGATGTGGACCGCCATCTACCTGGGCTTCGAGAAGAACTGCAAGGAAACCAAGGATTTCGTCAACCAGGCCTATGACGAACTCGACAAGGTGATGGGCAAGGTCAAGAACGAGTTCGAAGGCGCGGGCGCCGACGGCAAGGGCGGCGCGGGCGGTCCCGGCGGTGGCACGGGTGGCGGACCCGGCGGCCAGGGCAACGGCGGACCGGACTTCACCGGCGGTTCCGGCGACGGCAAGGGCGGTTCCGGCAGCGGCGGTCCTGGTGGCGGCTCCGGCGATGGCACCGGCTCATCGGGCCAGAAGCCGCCGCCCGTTCCGGATGTGAAGATCCCCGAAGGTGGTTCCGGCGGTGGACCCGGTGGCGGTCCGGAGAGTTCGGGCGGCGGCACGGGTGGCGGCTCGGGCACCGGCGGTTCCGGTTCGGGTGGCGGCAACGGCCCGGCGGACCCGCCCAAGCCTCCGCCGATCCCGGACGTGAAGATCCCCGACAGCGGAGCCGGCGGCGGATCGCCGGGTGGCGGTTCCAGCGGTGGCTCCGGTGGCGGTCCGGAAGGCAAGGACGAGACGTCCCCCTCGGGTTCCGCTCCGCCGTCGAATACCGGCGACGAGCAGCGGGCCGCGGCCGAAGAAGCGAAGAAGCAGGCCGCAGCAGCGGCCGAGAACGCGAAGAAGCAGGCTTCCGAGGCACTGGGCAAGCTGGGCGACGGTCCCACCGGCGCGGATCTCGGCGGTTCCGGCGGATCCGGTCCGGGTGGTTCCGGTCCGGGCGGCGGTGGCGGCACGGATCCCGCGTCCGAAGCCAAGGCAGCGGCCGAGAAGGCGACCGAAGAAGCGAAGAAGCAGGCTTCCGAAGCGCTCGACAAACTCGGTGACGCCCCTGGCGGTACGGGCGAAACCGATTCCAAGGAAGCCGCCGAGAAGGCCGCCGAGGACGCGAAGAAGAAGGCATCCGAAGCGCTGGACAAGCTCGGCGACGACATGCCGGGTGCGGACGGCGACAAGCTGACCGACGACAAGACCAAGGACGGCGAGAAGGCCGAAGACGGCGAACGCGAAACCCTCAAGGTCAAGCAGGGCGACAAGACCTTCGAGATGACCGAGCCGGACAAAGACGGCGAGATGGAGATCAAGGTCGGCGACGGTTCGGGGCCTGCCAAGGACTTCAAGCTCGACTGGACCGGCGACGAGTCGAAGCTGGGCGACGCTCCCGATGGCGACGGCAAGAAGGACGACGTCCACCGCCCCGGGGCGGACGGCAAGATCCACATCCAGGACGGCGATGTGAAGATCACCGCCGAACGTCCCGACGGCCCGTCCGGGCCGACGGTCGTCACCGTCGACGACGGCACCGGGAAACCGACCACGTACACCCTCGGCGAGGACAAGGATCCCTCGGACACGCACAAGCCCTCATCCGAGGCCAAGCCCCTCACCGGGACGACGCAGCCCGAGCACCGTGCGCCGCTCACCCCGCATCAGGGTGGCGGGGGAACCGTCCCCGACGGTATCCGCGCCGGTGACCTCGACGGCGGTGGCGGTGGCGGTGGCAGCCACGGCGGCGGCGGAGGCGGCGGCCACGCCGGTGGCGGCGGCGCGGGGATCGCGGCCCCGTTCGAAACCGCGACCCCCGTGAGCGGGCAGCCGTCGTCGTTGACCGAAGGCGTGCACACCGGAGGCGGGGCGCATCAGCCGCAACCCGTGCCCGCGGGCGCCCCGTCCGCTCCGGTGAGCGGATCGACCGGCCAGTCGTTCGGCGGCGGCGCGATGCCGCCGATGGGCGGCATGGGTGGTGGCGGCCAGGGTGGCGGCGGTGACCAGGAACGGTCCAACCGGGCGTACCGGATCGAGGGCGAGGTGTTCGACCAGATCAACGAACCCACCGGCCGGATCACCGGTTCGCTGCTGGACGATGAGGATCAGCCGGTCACCCGCAGGCGGTAA
- a CDS encoding arylamine N-acetyltransferase family protein: MTLDAFLDRLKYREPVRPDLATLRNLHRAWRLRIPYENLDIQLGRPILLTPDALLDKFTRRGRGGLCYEMNGALALLLRAAGFTVTIVEAAVQRATRGDGQWGNHIALLIDVDGERWFADTGIGDAFLEPLPLREGTHWQGKLPYRMERLDTGTWRVHHHPNGTIASCDFRTAPRELAEFADRALTRDPASPFARVLVAQHHRDGHELALRARTVTRDGTDRRTLSTLDEFAGALTEFRIPLEDIGTGELAALWDRTEGQHEAWLAIQADAARR, from the coding sequence ATGACGCTCGACGCGTTCCTCGACCGGTTGAAGTACCGCGAACCTGTCCGGCCGGATCTGGCGACGCTGCGGAACCTGCACCGGGCGTGGCGGCTGCGGATCCCCTACGAGAACCTCGACATCCAACTCGGCAGGCCGATCCTGCTCACCCCGGACGCACTGCTCGACAAGTTCACGCGTCGCGGCCGCGGCGGGCTCTGCTACGAAATGAACGGCGCACTCGCCCTCCTGCTCCGGGCAGCCGGATTCACCGTGACGATCGTGGAAGCCGCGGTACAGCGCGCGACCCGCGGCGACGGTCAATGGGGCAACCACATCGCCCTGCTGATCGACGTCGACGGCGAGCGCTGGTTCGCCGACACCGGCATCGGGGACGCGTTCCTCGAGCCGCTACCGCTACGGGAAGGCACGCACTGGCAAGGAAAACTGCCCTACCGGATGGAACGTCTCGACACCGGCACCTGGCGAGTGCACCATCATCCGAACGGCACGATCGCCTCCTGCGATTTCCGCACCGCGCCCCGCGAACTCGCCGAATTCGCCGACCGGGCCCTGACCAGGGACCCGGCCTCCCCGTTCGCCAGAGTGCTTGTGGCGCAACACCATCGCGACGGTCACGAACTGGCCCTCCGCGCGCGGACGGTCACGCGCGACGGCACCGATCGCCGCACACTGTCCACCCTGGACGAATTCGCGGGGGCACTGACGGAATTCCGCATCCCGCTGGAGGACATCGGGACCGGTGAACTGGCCGCACTCTGGGACAGGACGGAGGGGCAGCACGAAGCCTGGCTGGCCATTCAGGCCGACGCCGCGCGGAGGTGA
- a CDS encoding acyl carrier protein: protein MGDHRAEVVKVVSETFRLDPAEIEPDAPLEELGIDSKGRIKLLSALEIYHDVRIDLDQLDRFTDIGSVAEVLTEALGDKADGSDERR, encoded by the coding sequence GTGGGTGATCACCGCGCGGAGGTCGTGAAGGTCGTCAGCGAGACTTTTCGGCTTGATCCCGCCGAAATCGAGCCGGACGCACCGCTCGAAGAGCTGGGCATCGACTCAAAGGGACGGATAAAACTCCTGTCGGCGCTGGAGATCTACCACGACGTGAGGATTGATCTGGACCAGCTCGACCGGTTCACCGACATCGGGTCGGTGGCCGAAGTGCTCACAGAGGCACTCGGCGATAAAGCCGACGGATCCGACGAAAGGCGCTGA
- a CDS encoding IS30 family transposase, with product MRSVERELIAFGLRQGKSFREIGAWIGRDHSVVSREVDRNGGREAYSPLVAQRRADRLRKRPKERKVLKSPFLTRVVHEGLRKKWSPMQIAYRLRLDHPMDHSRWVSHEAIYQALFVQAKGTLRAEVAEGLRQGRIKRRARSRGAELRGKIKDMVLISERPAEAEDRAVPGFWEGDLIVGANNQSQIATLVERRTRFVMLVRIPHDRTAENVAPRLAAKMNTLPDVFKNSVTWDQGGEMGGHRKFTMATGMPVYFCDPRSPWQRGSNENTNGLLRQYLPKGTDLSGYSQDELDAIADELNDRPRQTLGWLKPIEAFSKVLLD from the coding sequence TTGCGGTCGGTGGAGCGTGAATTGATCGCGTTCGGGTTGAGGCAGGGGAAGTCGTTTCGGGAGATCGGGGCCTGGATTGGACGGGATCATTCGGTGGTGTCCCGCGAGGTTGACCGCAACGGTGGACGGGAGGCGTATTCGCCGTTGGTTGCGCAGCGCCGGGCTGATCGACTACGGAAGCGTCCAAAGGAACGCAAGGTGCTGAAATCGCCGTTTCTGACTCGCGTGGTGCATGAGGGGTTGCGGAAAAAGTGGTCACCGATGCAGATCGCGTACAGGTTGCGGCTCGACCATCCGATGGATCATTCTCGCTGGGTGTCACATGAAGCGATTTACCAGGCGTTGTTCGTGCAGGCGAAGGGGACGTTGCGGGCAGAGGTGGCCGAGGGGTTGCGCCAAGGCAGGATCAAGCGACGGGCCCGGTCGCGAGGGGCGGAGCTGCGGGGCAAGATCAAGGACATGGTCCTGATCAGCGAGCGGCCGGCCGAGGCCGAGGACCGTGCTGTGCCGGGCTTCTGGGAAGGCGATCTGATCGTCGGCGCGAACAATCAATCGCAGATCGCGACCTTGGTCGAACGGCGCACTCGATTCGTCATGCTGGTGCGTATTCCTCACGATCGCACGGCCGAGAACGTTGCCCCGCGGCTGGCCGCCAAGATGAACACTTTGCCTGACGTTTTCAAGAACAGCGTCACCTGGGATCAGGGTGGCGAGATGGGCGGCCACAGGAAGTTCACCATGGCCACCGGCATGCCGGTGTATTTTTGTGATCCGCGCTCGCCCTGGCAACGCGGCAGCAACGAGAACACCAATGGGTTGTTGCGCCAGTACCTTCCCAAAGGAACCGACCTATCCGGATATTCACAGGACGAACTCGATGCCATCGCAGACGAACTCAACGACCGGCCGCGACAGACACTAGGTTGGCTTAAGCCGATCGAAGCGTTCAGCAAAGTGTTGCTAGACTAG
- a CDS encoding pyridoxamine 5'-phosphate oxidase family protein codes for MDHSELIEYVRAQRTGVVSTLGPGGAPQAAYLPLAVTDRGELVFDAKPDSRKVANLRRDGRIAIVIGGTDGTTLQCEGVADAPAGDELERCEAAYLAAFPEFADSIGGGGVVVLRVALHWARYGDFRAETPEMREVELPRSG; via the coding sequence ATGGACCACAGCGAGTTGATCGAGTACGTGCGCGCGCAGCGGACAGGTGTCGTGTCGACGCTCGGCCCCGGCGGCGCGCCCCAAGCCGCCTATCTCCCGCTCGCGGTGACCGATCGCGGCGAGCTCGTGTTCGACGCGAAACCGGACTCCCGCAAGGTCGCGAACCTGCGCCGCGACGGGCGGATCGCGATCGTCATCGGCGGCACGGACGGCACGACACTGCAATGCGAAGGTGTCGCCGACGCTCCGGCCGGAGACGAACTCGAGCGGTGCGAGGCCGCCTATCTCGCGGCGTTCCCGGAGTTCGCGGACTCGATCGGCGGCGGGGGTGTGGTCGTCCTGCGCGTCGCGCTCCACTGGGCGAGGTACGGCGATTTCCGTGCTGAGACACCGGAAATGCGGGAGGTCGAGCTTCCACGATCCGGCTGA
- a CDS encoding zinc-binding dehydrogenase yields MRAVEIRAFGGPEGLAVIDLPTPVPATGEVLISVEAIGVGGVDTVIRSGALSGFGFREGHVPGNEVAGTVTSAGDDVDPSWIGRRVWAFTGEGGGYVEHAAVPVERIVPLPGNLATTDAVALGTSGVVAHFALARARFAPGESVLVRGAAGSIGIMTVQLAAAGGASAVAVTTSSAERGERLRELGATHVLGRSGDGDGPAGYDVIIDIVSGVDMPSFFDRLEPNGRMVAVGVVAGMPPADFGTKLIAAFRKSLSFSALSADTVPRSDQRAVGAAQFDAAARGELRPVVHELLPLEKAVLAHRKMDDGEVFGRIVLTP; encoded by the coding sequence ATGCGAGCAGTCGAGATCCGGGCGTTCGGCGGCCCCGAAGGCCTGGCGGTCATCGACCTCCCCACCCCCGTTCCCGCCACGGGAGAAGTGCTGATCAGTGTCGAAGCGATCGGCGTCGGCGGCGTCGACACCGTGATCCGGAGCGGGGCTCTCTCCGGATTCGGCTTCCGGGAAGGGCACGTACCCGGCAACGAGGTGGCCGGGACCGTCACCTCGGCGGGCGACGACGTCGACCCGTCCTGGATCGGGCGGCGCGTCTGGGCGTTCACCGGCGAGGGCGGCGGCTACGTCGAGCACGCGGCCGTCCCCGTCGAGCGGATCGTGCCTCTCCCCGGGAACCTCGCCACCACCGACGCGGTCGCCCTCGGGACTTCCGGCGTGGTGGCCCATTTCGCACTCGCCCGCGCGCGGTTCGCCCCCGGCGAGTCGGTGCTGGTGCGCGGGGCGGCGGGCAGCATCGGGATCATGACGGTGCAACTCGCGGCGGCCGGGGGCGCGAGCGCCGTGGCGGTCACGACGTCGTCGGCCGAACGCGGCGAGCGTCTGCGCGAACTGGGCGCGACCCACGTCCTCGGCCGTTCCGGCGACGGGGACGGCCCCGCGGGGTACGACGTCATCATCGACATCGTGTCCGGTGTGGACATGCCTTCCTTCTTCGACCGGCTCGAACCGAACGGCCGCATGGTGGCGGTCGGCGTCGTCGCGGGCATGCCGCCTGCGGACTTCGGCACCAAGCTCATCGCGGCGTTCCGGAAGTCCCTGTCGTTCTCCGCCCTCAGCGCCGACACGGTGCCCCGTTCCGATCAGCGGGCGGTGGGAGCGGCCCAGTTCGACGCCGCGGCTCGCGGTGAACTGCGCCCGGTGGTGCACGAGCTGCTGCCGCTGGAGAAAGCCGTTCTGGCGCACCGGAAGATGGACGACGGCGAAGTGTTCGGCAGGATCGTGCTGACGCCGTAG
- a CDS encoding nitroreductase/quinone reductase family protein, producing the protein MPLPRWWGRVNNRVFNPRAIAGGKYPVLIHVGRTSGKTYRTPLDAHPVDGGYLFILVYGADSDWVRNAMAARGARLRIDGREVELAAPRLVGADELPAGVSRPPKLLRVTEFLRMDLVSG; encoded by the coding sequence ATGCCGTTGCCGAGATGGTGGGGACGCGTCAACAACCGGGTCTTCAACCCGCGCGCGATCGCCGGAGGGAAGTACCCGGTGCTGATCCACGTCGGCCGTACCTCGGGAAAGACCTACCGCACGCCGCTCGACGCGCATCCGGTCGACGGCGGCTATCTGTTCATCCTGGTGTACGGCGCGGATTCGGACTGGGTGCGCAACGCCATGGCGGCACGGGGAGCACGGCTGCGGATCGACGGGCGGGAGGTGGAACTCGCCGCTCCGAGGCTCGTCGGGGCGGACGAGCTCCCCGCCGGGGTGAGCCGTCCGCCGAAGTTGCTCCGTGTCACCGAATTCCTCCGGATGGACCTGGTCTCCGGCTGA
- a CDS encoding TetR/AcrR family transcriptional regulator translates to MTSRLPRIPRSDALDNRDRILEAARALFATEGLNVPLREVARRADVGPATLYRHFPTKEILATEAFSDQMRLCHLVVDEGLADPDPWHGFCSVIEKICELHARDRGFTAAFVSAFPKAIDFTTDRDYALKAIAELAGRAKDAGNLRPDFVLDDLILMLMANNGIQAVSPAAQVAASRRFAALVIQAFRAAPEQVPLPPVARLALVAPAGMTLSVTSGELRGLPG, encoded by the coding sequence GTGACCAGTCGTTTGCCTCGGATCCCGCGCTCCGACGCCCTGGACAACCGCGACCGCATCCTCGAAGCGGCTCGCGCGCTGTTCGCCACCGAAGGGCTGAACGTGCCGTTGCGGGAGGTCGCACGCCGTGCCGATGTCGGCCCCGCCACGCTGTATCGGCATTTTCCGACCAAGGAGATCCTGGCGACGGAGGCCTTCTCCGACCAGATGCGCTTGTGTCACCTCGTCGTCGACGAGGGGCTCGCCGACCCGGATCCGTGGCACGGCTTCTGTTCCGTGATCGAGAAGATCTGCGAGCTGCACGCGCGCGACAGGGGTTTCACCGCGGCCTTCGTTTCGGCCTTCCCCAAGGCGATCGACTTCACCACGGACCGCGACTACGCGCTCAAGGCGATCGCCGAACTGGCAGGCCGGGCCAAGGACGCCGGGAACCTGCGGCCCGACTTCGTCCTCGACGACCTGATCCTCATGCTCATGGCCAACAACGGGATCCAGGCCGTTTCGCCCGCCGCGCAGGTCGCGGCGTCCCGGCGGTTCGCGGCGCTGGTGATTCAGGCTTTCCGGGCCGCGCCGGAACAGGTGCCGCTGCCACCAGTGGCGCGCCTGGCCCTCGTGGCGCCGGCAGGCATGACCCTCTCGGTCACTTCCGGCGAGCTTCGAGGCCTTCCAGGATGA
- a CDS encoding TetR/AcrR family transcriptional regulator, whose amino-acid sequence MTEPVGLRERKKWRTRKALIETAYRLFEQQGYDRTTTAEIAAAAEVSTATFFNHFATKEDLLLTDDGEHILRAGLDVLAAREPGETAAGLLRRAMHRMLAEAGTGIRDPAAEPERIRLDLITSVPSLRATMLQRAFDAQQRLSAALRRACDGELDEIDAAAIVGAVTGAVFAAGQTAVREGIPLDDAMRRAIDLATA is encoded by the coding sequence ATGACCGAACCGGTGGGCTTGCGGGAACGGAAGAAGTGGCGCACCAGGAAGGCGTTGATCGAGACGGCGTACCGGCTCTTCGAGCAGCAGGGCTACGACCGGACGACCACCGCCGAGATCGCCGCGGCCGCCGAGGTGTCCACCGCGACGTTCTTCAATCACTTCGCGACGAAGGAGGACCTCCTCCTCACCGACGACGGCGAGCACATCCTGCGTGCCGGGTTGGACGTGCTCGCGGCGCGCGAGCCGGGCGAGACGGCGGCGGGACTTCTGCGGCGCGCGATGCACCGGATGCTCGCCGAGGCGGGGACCGGGATCCGCGACCCGGCGGCCGAGCCGGAGCGGATCCGGTTGGACCTGATCACGTCGGTGCCGTCGTTGCGCGCGACGATGCTGCAGCGGGCGTTCGACGCTCAGCAGCGGCTTTCGGCCGCGCTGCGCCGGGCCTGCGACGGTGAACTGGACGAGATCGACGCCGCGGCGATCGTCGGCGCCGTCACCGGTGCCGTCTTCGCCGCCGGGCAAACCGCCGTGCGCGAGGGGATTCCACTCGACGACGCGATGCGGCGGGCGATCGATCTCGCGACGGCCTGA